One genomic window of Legionella jordanis includes the following:
- a CDS encoding YaiI/YqxD family protein, producing the protein MTIWIDGDACPKAIKTVLFRAAVKRSVLVIIVANHFAQIPSSEFIKSIKVESGCDRADQYIISQVKANDLVITADILLADLVIAKEAFALNPRGQLYSLNNIKQHLSIRNLNQTLREGGIIGGGEDKLNAKDIQCFSNQLDRILTQRTKIQS; encoded by the coding sequence ATGACTATTTGGATAGATGGTGATGCCTGTCCCAAGGCCATTAAAACTGTTTTATTCCGGGCAGCCGTAAAACGGTCTGTATTGGTAATTATTGTAGCTAATCATTTTGCTCAAATACCATCTTCAGAGTTTATAAAAAGCATCAAGGTGGAATCAGGCTGTGATAGAGCCGATCAATACATCATTTCACAGGTCAAAGCGAATGATTTGGTGATTACAGCCGATATTCTGCTGGCAGATCTCGTGATTGCCAAGGAAGCTTTTGCCTTAAATCCTCGAGGTCAGCTCTATTCATTGAATAATATTAAACAGCATTTAAGCATTCGTAATTTAAATCAAACACTGAGGGAAGGCGGCATAATTGGAGGCGGAGAAGATAAATTGAATGCAAAAGACATACAATGCTTCTCAAATCAGCTGGATCGAATCCTCACTCAGCGCACAAAAATTCAATCATGA
- a CDS encoding DEAD/DEAH box helicase, whose translation MTISHSEHLAWAHPLVREWFLSKFSLATEPQKMGWPSILAGNTCLISAPTGSGKTLAAFLVCIDQLVRQAIAGDLLNQTQVIYISPLKALTNDVQKNLLGPLDEILTLAKERNYSMQEIQIAVRTGDTLASERQAMLKKPPHILVTTPESFYLLLTAEKSRALLRDIQTVIVDEIHALANSKRGTHLSLSLERLESITAKPPLRIGLSATQKPLDTVAAFLTGNNRPQPAIVNIGHARQLDVQIEVPSSELAPVASNEMWGEIYDRLAELSRQNRSTLVFVNTRRLAERVAHHLSERLGKEQVAAHHGSLSRKLRLSAETKLKNGELKALVATASLELGIDIGNVDLVCQIGSPRAIAVALQRIGRAGHWHGAISKGKLFATTRNELLECAALVYAIRDEDLDTLLIPDAPLDILAQQIVASCATGDWQEEDLFQLIKKSYPYQHLSREHFDAILEMLAEGIAGSRGRYSAYLFRDRVNNIVKARRGSRLAAITSGGAIPENGLFSVIAEPHNAMVGTLDEDFAVESNRGDVILLGTTSWKIKRIESAKGQVLVEDAHGAPPSVPFWRGEAPARTDELSLRVSNLRKILDKMLPASLNPKEEIQHQSEASQAILWLKKHCGLSDAGAEQVIEYILEGRAVLGTVPSQDTIIAERFFDESGGMQLVIHSPFGARINKAWGLALRKRFCRSFNFELQAAATDDGINISLTEQHSFPLADVFSFLHPNSIKEVLTQAILQSPLFPTRWRWVAVRSLALLRFRNGRKVPPNILRMLADDLLAAVFPDAAACQDNLAGKEIELPDHPLIVETMKDALTEALDIEGFKKVLHGINNGSIKCLAVDTAIPSVFSHEILNANPYAFLDDAPLEERRARAVEMRRVLPESILREVGTLDQAAIAEVQQQAWPDLRDADELHDLLQTVIALPIENFLQGKNALAITPLSKTEIDLKAFERFKALSSWEEFFKQLLAQGRAGRMQYQNKEFWLATERKTSVKSIYPDGQFLDALVNLKEKDIERSEIILNMVRGWMQQLGPIQSQELANMLSLDDKDIEQALLQLEANGSILRGHFRLGKDQEIEWCERRLLARIHSLTIGKLRKEIEPVSPAQFIHWLTIWQHVSPGSQLRGEHGLLEVIKQLQGFEIPANAWEKQILSKRVTDYNPELLDRLCLTGQVGWGRFSMHPALVTQLASGIDENRYKRISPTSVVPITFFVREEAHWMAASSYSDDEIQAVLSHVAQTIYQYLKERGASFFVDIVHAVNRLKSEVETALWELVSAGLITADGFDNLRSLIDPQRRTGRRGRSLFRHAMGRWSLLNGQKASSREQQIEAICWMLLKRYGICFRELLAREKILPSWRDLLFAFRRFEDRGEIRGGRFVSGFLGEQFALPYAVDSLRAIKKKMPEEQVISISAVDPLNLQGIVLPGERVAAFSGNRLLLKNGAAYDGNSQT comes from the coding sequence ATGACCATTTCTCATTCTGAACATTTAGCCTGGGCTCACCCATTGGTTCGCGAATGGTTCCTTAGCAAATTTTCCCTTGCCACAGAACCTCAAAAAATGGGTTGGCCGTCTATTTTAGCTGGCAACACTTGTCTAATTTCTGCCCCAACCGGATCAGGAAAGACATTGGCTGCCTTTTTGGTTTGCATTGATCAATTGGTTCGCCAGGCCATTGCAGGTGACTTGCTTAATCAGACGCAGGTGATATACATCTCTCCTTTGAAAGCACTGACTAATGATGTTCAGAAAAATCTTCTTGGCCCTCTGGATGAAATTTTGACCCTGGCTAAAGAACGGAACTATTCCATGCAGGAGATCCAAATCGCCGTTCGTACAGGGGATACGCTTGCGAGCGAAAGGCAGGCGATGCTGAAAAAGCCACCTCATATTTTAGTCACAACACCCGAATCATTTTATTTATTGCTCACGGCGGAAAAAAGTCGAGCTTTGCTGAGAGACATTCAGACGGTCATTGTTGATGAAATTCATGCTCTTGCAAACAGCAAACGCGGAACCCATCTGTCTTTGTCACTGGAGCGTTTGGAATCCATCACCGCAAAGCCCCCTTTGCGCATAGGTTTATCAGCAACCCAAAAGCCTTTGGATACAGTGGCTGCTTTTCTGACAGGCAATAACAGGCCACAGCCAGCCATTGTTAACATCGGCCATGCAAGGCAGCTGGATGTGCAAATTGAAGTGCCTTCCAGCGAATTAGCCCCCGTCGCATCCAATGAAATGTGGGGTGAAATTTATGATCGTCTCGCCGAGTTATCGCGTCAAAATCGCTCTACCCTTGTCTTTGTCAATACGAGACGTTTGGCTGAACGTGTTGCACATCATTTGTCAGAGCGATTAGGAAAAGAACAAGTTGCCGCACACCATGGGAGTTTATCACGCAAATTAAGATTGTCTGCCGAAACCAAATTAAAAAATGGTGAATTAAAAGCATTAGTTGCCACGGCCTCTCTCGAATTGGGTATTGATATCGGTAATGTGGATTTGGTTTGTCAAATCGGCTCCCCCAGAGCGATTGCCGTGGCCCTGCAGCGAATTGGACGTGCAGGCCATTGGCATGGGGCCATCTCTAAAGGTAAATTATTTGCAACCACCAGAAATGAGTTGCTGGAGTGCGCCGCCTTAGTTTATGCCATTCGCGATGAAGATTTAGATACACTCCTAATACCAGATGCGCCTTTGGACATTTTGGCGCAACAGATAGTTGCCAGCTGTGCGACTGGAGATTGGCAAGAAGAAGACTTGTTTCAATTAATAAAAAAAAGCTATCCCTATCAACATCTCTCAAGGGAACACTTCGATGCCATTTTGGAAATGTTGGCAGAGGGCATTGCCGGCTCGCGGGGACGTTACAGCGCCTATTTGTTTCGCGATCGGGTCAATAACATTGTAAAGGCTCGCCGGGGAAGTCGCTTAGCTGCAATAACCAGCGGAGGGGCAATTCCTGAAAATGGCCTTTTTAGCGTTATCGCTGAACCTCACAATGCCATGGTGGGCACCCTGGATGAAGATTTCGCTGTAGAAAGCAACCGGGGGGATGTCATCCTTCTCGGAACCACTTCCTGGAAAATTAAACGCATTGAAAGTGCAAAGGGGCAAGTCCTGGTTGAAGACGCGCATGGAGCGCCCCCAAGTGTCCCCTTCTGGCGTGGTGAAGCACCAGCCCGTACAGATGAATTATCACTTAGAGTGTCCAATTTAAGAAAAATCCTCGACAAGATGTTGCCTGCAAGCCTGAATCCAAAGGAGGAAATTCAGCACCAAAGCGAAGCCTCCCAAGCCATTCTCTGGCTAAAAAAGCACTGCGGATTAAGCGATGCTGGGGCCGAGCAGGTGATTGAATACATTCTCGAAGGACGCGCGGTCCTTGGGACTGTACCGAGCCAGGATACTATTATTGCTGAACGCTTCTTTGACGAATCTGGAGGGATGCAGCTGGTTATTCATTCACCCTTTGGTGCAAGAATTAACAAAGCCTGGGGGTTGGCCTTAAGAAAACGGTTTTGCCGCTCTTTTAATTTTGAATTGCAAGCTGCAGCAACCGATGATGGTATTAATATTTCTTTAACAGAACAGCACAGTTTCCCTTTAGCCGACGTGTTTAGCTTCCTCCATCCTAACAGCATCAAAGAGGTCCTGACACAAGCCATTTTGCAATCTCCGCTTTTTCCTACCCGTTGGCGCTGGGTTGCCGTTAGATCCCTTGCTTTGCTGCGCTTTAGAAATGGCAGGAAGGTTCCTCCCAATATCCTTCGTATGCTTGCAGATGACTTGTTAGCAGCCGTATTTCCGGATGCGGCCGCTTGCCAGGATAACCTCGCTGGAAAAGAAATTGAACTGCCTGATCATCCTTTAATTGTTGAGACAATGAAAGATGCATTGACCGAGGCCCTCGACATTGAAGGATTTAAAAAAGTGCTACATGGAATCAACAATGGGAGCATCAAATGCCTCGCTGTAGATACAGCAATACCCTCAGTTTTCTCCCATGAAATTTTAAATGCCAACCCTTATGCCTTTCTGGACGATGCTCCATTGGAAGAGCGAAGGGCCAGAGCAGTTGAAATGCGCCGAGTTCTTCCGGAATCCATTCTTAGGGAAGTGGGAACCCTTGATCAGGCCGCTATTGCTGAAGTTCAGCAACAAGCCTGGCCAGATTTAAGAGATGCCGATGAATTGCATGATTTATTACAAACCGTAATTGCATTGCCCATTGAAAATTTTCTACAAGGTAAGAATGCATTAGCTATCACACCGCTATCTAAAACAGAAATTGATCTTAAAGCCTTCGAAAGATTCAAAGCCTTGTCCTCGTGGGAAGAGTTTTTTAAACAATTGCTGGCTCAAGGTCGAGCCGGAAGAATGCAATATCAGAATAAGGAATTTTGGCTAGCTACTGAACGGAAAACCAGTGTCAAAAGCATTTATCCAGATGGCCAATTTTTAGATGCGCTGGTTAATTTAAAAGAAAAAGACATTGAGCGCAGTGAGATTATTCTTAACATGGTTAGAGGCTGGATGCAGCAACTAGGTCCTATTCAATCTCAGGAATTGGCAAACATGCTGTCCCTGGATGATAAGGATATTGAGCAAGCTTTACTCCAACTTGAAGCCAATGGAAGCATTTTGCGGGGCCATTTTAGACTAGGTAAAGATCAGGAGATTGAATGGTGCGAGAGACGTCTTTTAGCACGCATACATAGCCTTACCATTGGCAAACTACGCAAAGAAATTGAACCGGTCAGCCCAGCCCAATTCATTCATTGGCTTACTATTTGGCAACACGTGAGTCCTGGAAGCCAATTACGGGGCGAACATGGCTTGCTTGAAGTGATTAAACAATTGCAAGGTTTTGAAATTCCAGCCAATGCCTGGGAAAAGCAAATTTTATCCAAACGGGTTACGGATTATAATCCAGAGCTCCTTGATCGTCTCTGCCTAACCGGACAAGTGGGTTGGGGCCGATTTTCAATGCACCCCGCCCTGGTTACCCAGCTTGCAAGTGGGATTGACGAGAACAGGTACAAACGCATTTCGCCCACCAGTGTAGTCCCTATTACCTTTTTTGTGCGGGAAGAAGCACATTGGATGGCGGCGTCTTCTTACTCGGATGATGAAATTCAAGCCGTTTTAAGCCATGTGGCGCAGACTATTTATCAGTATTTAAAAGAGCGAGGTGCTTCATTTTTTGTGGATATCGTTCACGCTGTCAATCGCCTTAAAAGCGAGGTGGAAACGGCTTTATGGGAGCTGGTTTCAGCAGGTTTAATTACCGCCGATGGTTTTGACAATTTGCGTTCGCTAATTGATCCTCAACGTCGCACCGGCCGACGCGGGAGAAGTCTATTCAGACATGCCATGGGCAGGTGGTCCTTATTGAATGGCCAAAAGGCAAGCTCTAGGGAGCAGCAAATTGAAGCCATCTGTTGGATGTTGTTAAAGCGTTACGGTATTTGCTTTCGTGAATTGCTAGCTCGCGAGAAGATTTTGCCAAGCTGGCGAGATTTATTATTCGCTTTCCGTCGTTTTGAAGATCGAGGGGAAATCAGAGGCGGTCGTTTTGTCAGTGGTTTCTTAGGTGAACAATTTGCACTTCCCTATGCGGTGGATTCACTTCGCGCCATTAAAAAGAAAATGCCTGAAGAGCAGGTAATTAGCATTTCTGCTGTTGATCCATTAAATTTACAAGGCATTGTTTTGCCAGGCGAGCGGGTTGCCGCTTTTTCAGGCAATAGGCTTCTTTTAAAAAATGGCGCAGCTTATGACGGAAATAGTCAGACCTAA
- a CDS encoding archease — protein MVGDANYFDHDADIGIIGRGNSMEEAFEEAALAMFSLMADLSAVSSKQAIKMTFEEDDKDLAFVTWLNLLIAEAQAENLILSSFKVKTQGHIWYGEATGEPWRQEIERGIDVKGATLTSLSVKEVNGKWEARCVVDV, from the coding sequence ATGGTGGGCGATGCTAATTATTTCGACCATGATGCAGACATCGGTATTATTGGCCGCGGCAACAGCATGGAAGAAGCTTTTGAAGAAGCAGCCCTCGCCATGTTTTCCCTGATGGCTGATTTATCAGCCGTCTCCTCAAAACAAGCCATTAAGATGACCTTCGAAGAAGATGATAAGGACTTGGCCTTTGTAACCTGGTTGAATCTTCTCATTGCCGAGGCACAAGCAGAGAACCTCATTCTGTCTTCGTTTAAAGTCAAAACACAAGGACATATCTGGTATGGTGAAGCAACAGGAGAGCCTTGGAGGCAGGAAATAGAACGAGGAATTGACGTTAAAGGCGCCACATTAACCTCTTTGTCTGTTAAAGAGGTTAATGGAAAATGGGAAGCTCGATGCGTAGTGGATGTATAG